One Fusobacterium nucleatum genomic window carries:
- a CDS encoding tRNA 2-thiocytidine biosynthesis protein TtcA yields the protein MENIITNNEINEIVFLNKKEKIEESLRTTYRKKIWKNFVKAVKDFDLIKDGDKIAVGVSGGKDSLLLCKLFQELKKDRSKNFEVKFISMNPGFEAIDVDKFKENLIEMGIDCELFDANVWQIAFEEAPDSPCFLCAKMRRGVLYKKVEELGFNKLALGHHFDDIVETTMINMFFAGTVKTMLPKVPSTSGKMDIIRPLAYVREKDIINFMKYNDIQAMSCGCPIESGKVDSKRKEIKFLLQELETKNPNIKQSIFNAMKNINLDYVLGYTSGNKPKE from the coding sequence ATGGAAAATATAATTACAAATAACGAAATAAATGAAATAGTTTTTTTAAATAAAAAAGAAAAGATTGAAGAAAGTTTAAGAACTACATATAGAAAAAAAATATGGAAAAATTTTGTTAAAGCAGTAAAAGATTTTGATTTAATAAAAGATGGAGATAAAATAGCAGTAGGAGTATCAGGTGGAAAAGATAGTCTATTACTTTGTAAGTTATTTCAAGAATTAAAAAAAGATAGAAGTAAAAATTTTGAAGTAAAGTTTATTTCGATGAACCCTGGCTTTGAAGCTATTGATGTTGATAAATTCAAAGAAAATTTAATAGAAATGGGAATAGATTGTGAATTATTTGATGCTAATGTTTGGCAGATAGCATTTGAAGAAGCACCAGATAGTCCTTGTTTTCTATGTGCTAAAATGAGAAGAGGAGTTTTATATAAAAAGGTTGAAGAACTAGGCTTTAATAAATTAGCTTTAGGACACCATTTTGATGATATTGTTGAAACTACTATGATAAATATGTTTTTTGCAGGAACAGTAAAAACAATGTTACCAAAAGTTCCATCTACTTCTGGAAAGATGGATATAATAAGACCTCTTGCTTATGTTAGAGAAAAAGATATAATAAATTTTATGAAATACAATGATATTCAAGCTATGAGTTGCGGTTGTCCTATAGAATCTGGAAAAGTAGATTCAAAAAGAAAAGAAATCAAATTTTTATTACAAGAATTAGAAACTAAAAATCCTAACATAAAACAAAGTATATTTAATGCAATGAAAAATATTAATTTAGATTATGTATTGGGATATACAAGTGGAAATAAACCAAAAGAATAG
- a CDS encoding Cof-type HAD-IIB family hydrolase yields the protein MKLIVSDLDGTLLNDDSEVSNETIEMIKRLKENGIEFAIATGRSFNSANKIRKKIGLEIYLICNNGANIYNKNGKMIKNNIMPANLIRKVIKFLTENNIGYFAFDGSGINFYVPANMEIDAELLKEHIPHYIKDLEDIENLPALEKILIIEEDTERIYEIKDLIHKNFDSELEIVISADDCLDLNIKGCSKRGGVEYISQELKINPKEIMAFGDSGNDYKMLKFVGHPVAMKDSFMAKRDFENKTDFTNDESGVAKYLQKYFNL from the coding sequence ATGAAGTTAATAGTTTCTGATTTAGACGGAACTCTTTTAAATGATGACAGTGAAGTAAGCAATGAAACGATAGAAATGATAAAAAGATTAAAAGAAAATGGTATAGAATTCGCTATTGCAACAGGTAGAAGTTTTAATTCTGCCAATAAGATTAGAAAAAAAATAGGTTTAGAAATCTATTTAATATGTAACAATGGTGCAAATATATATAATAAAAATGGCAAGATGATTAAAAATAATATTATGCCAGCTAATTTAATTAGAAAGGTTATAAAATTTTTAACAGAGAATAATATAGGATACTTTGCTTTTGATGGAAGTGGAATAAATTTTTATGTTCCAGCAAATATGGAAATAGATGCTGAACTCTTAAAAGAACATATTCCACATTATATTAAAGATTTAGAAGATATTGAAAATCTTCCTGCATTAGAGAAAATTTTAATTATTGAGGAAGATACTGAAAGAATATATGAAATAAAAGATTTAATTCATAAAAACTTTGATAGTGAATTAGAAATTGTTATCTCTGCTGATGATTGTTTAGACTTAAATATAAAAGGTTGTAGCAAAAGAGGTGGAGTGGAATATATTTCACAAGAATTAAAAATAAATCCAAAGGAAATTATGGCTTTTGGAGATAGTGGAAATGACTATAAAATGTTAAAATTTGTTGGTCATCCTGTTGCAATGAAAGATAGCTTTATGGCTAAAAGAGATTTTGAAAATAAAACTGATTTTACAAATGATGAGAGTGGAGTGGCTAAATATTTACAAAAATATTTTAACTTATAA
- a CDS encoding sulfurtransferase: MIDVIDNISAYFDDDIVNIIYKDLKSNGLSDEEVENLLKEKHRDLPMIEINIFQLNNYKLGSIGFTSRELENLKIDFVEEKLLSNDYNGDNPTNKIVYLKVLFDKESKKILGCQIANEKNIEARLNAIKNTIEKGGDLKDLVKYKVNPTDNEWNPDILNILALTALGKNQENSDDVEANNIENLVKNKEFLLDVREEYEYQEGHVKGVVNLPLRKILEKKDSLPKDKDIYVYCRSGHRSADAVNFLKSLGFEKVHNIEGGFIDISFNEYHKDKGNLENSVVTNYNFD; this comes from the coding sequence ATGATAGATGTGATAGACAATATATCAGCATATTTTGATGATGATATAGTAAATATAATTTATAAAGATTTAAAATCAAATGGACTCTCTGATGAAGAAGTTGAAAATTTATTAAAAGAAAAACATAGAGATTTACCTATGATAGAAATTAATATATTTCAATTAAATAACTATAAATTAGGAAGTATAGGTTTTACTTCAAGAGAGTTAGAAAATTTGAAAATAGATTTTGTTGAAGAAAAGTTATTATCTAATGACTATAATGGAGATAATCCTACAAATAAAATAGTTTATTTAAAAGTATTATTTGATAAAGAAAGCAAAAAAATTTTAGGTTGTCAAATTGCAAATGAAAAAAATATTGAAGCAAGACTTAATGCAATAAAAAATACAATTGAAAAGGGTGGAGATTTAAAAGATTTAGTAAAATATAAAGTAAATCCTACTGATAATGAATGGAACCCAGATATTCTAAATATTTTAGCATTAACTGCACTAGGCAAAAATCAAGAAAATTCTGATGATGTTGAAGCTAATAATATTGAAAATTTAGTAAAAAATAAAGAATTTTTATTAGATGTTAGAGAAGAATATGAGTATCAAGAAGGACATGTAAAAGGAGTAGTTAATTTACCTCTTAGAAAAATTTTAGAAAAAAAAGATAGTTTACCAAAAGATAAAGATATTTATGTATATTGTAGAAGTGGACATAGAAGTGCTGATGCAGTTAATTTTTTAAAAAGTCTTGGCTTTGAAAAGGTACATAATATTGAAGGGGGCTTTATAGATATTTCTTTTAATGAGTATCATAAAGATAAGGGAAATTTAGAGAATAGTGTAGTTACAAATTATAATTTTGATTAG
- the aroB gene encoding 3-dehydroquinate synthase translates to MKKIFDDIYVGSNIISILNDYTKDFDKILIFSNETIADLYFEKFKSSLNEKDKVFYFAIRDGEEYKNIKSILPVYDFMLENNFSRKSLVISLGGGVICDMGGYISATYMRGVEFIQVPTSLLAQVDASVGGKVAINHPKCKNMIGSFKNPYRVIIDVEFLKTLPKREFKSGMGELLKHSFLTKAKSYLEYIENNVEKIKNLDSDVLENIVEQSIRIKKHYVDIDPFEKRERAFLNLGHTYAHALESFFDYKAYTHGEAVSKGVIFDLELSLLRGEIDKEYLERAKNIFKLFDIDTDLIYLPRDKFIPLMRKDKKNSFNKIITILLDSEGHLSKTEVQESEIIKIIDKYRNNFLRASIDIGTNSCRLLIAEVQGNNEIISFKKEIYKDLEIVKLGEDVNKNKFLKEEAIERTLKCLKKYRKIIDNYSIEDKNIICFATSATRDSTNRDYFIKKVFDETKIKINCISGDKEAYINFKGVISSFDRDFKENILVFDIGGGSTEFTLGNMKGIEKKRSLNIGSVRITEKFFLNNEVYDYSEENRVKAKEWVKENLKELEDFKKLNFTLIGVAGTTTTQVSVREKMEVYDSEKIHLSNLTSKEINDNLNLFIKYINNEEIKGLDPKRKDVIIGGTIILKEILEYFEKDFIIVSENDNLMGAILEGVENK, encoded by the coding sequence ATGAAAAAAATTTTTGATGATATTTATGTTGGTTCAAATATAATTTCAATTTTAAATGACTATACAAAAGATTTTGATAAAATCTTAATTTTTTCAAATGAAACAATAGCTGACTTATACTTTGAAAAATTTAAGTCAAGTTTGAATGAAAAAGATAAGGTTTTTTATTTTGCAATAAGAGATGGAGAAGAATATAAAAATATTAAAAGCATATTACCAGTTTATGATTTTATGCTGGAAAATAATTTTTCAAGAAAATCTTTAGTTATTAGTCTTGGTGGTGGGGTTATTTGTGATATGGGTGGATATATTTCAGCTACCTATATGAGAGGTGTAGAATTTATACAAGTTCCTACTTCACTTCTTGCTCAAGTTGATGCAAGTGTTGGAGGAAAAGTTGCTATAAATCATCCAAAGTGTAAAAATATGATAGGAAGTTTTAAAAATCCATATAGGGTTATTATTGATGTAGAATTTTTAAAAACTCTTCCAAAAAGAGAATTTAAATCTGGAATGGGCGAGCTTTTAAAACATTCTTTTTTAACAAAAGCTAAAAGTTATTTGGAATATATAGAAAATAATGTTGAAAAAATTAAAAATTTAGATAGTGATGTTTTAGAAAATATTGTAGAACAATCAATAAGAATTAAAAAACATTATGTAGATATAGACCCTTTTGAAAAGAGAGAAAGAGCTTTTTTAAATTTAGGACATACTTATGCACATGCTCTAGAAAGCTTTTTTGATTATAAAGCCTATACTCATGGAGAAGCTGTTTCTAAAGGTGTAATTTTTGATTTAGAGTTATCTCTTTTAAGAGGAGAAATTGATAAAGAATATTTAGAAAGAGCTAAAAATATTTTTAAACTATTTGATATAGACACTGATTTAATATATTTACCTAGAGATAAATTTATTCCTCTAATGAGAAAAGATAAAAAAAATTCTTTTAATAAGATTATTACAATTTTATTAGATAGTGAAGGACATTTATCTAAAACAGAAGTTCAAGAGAGTGAAATTATAAAAATTATTGATAAATATAGAAATAATTTTTTAAGAGCAAGTATTGATATAGGAACTAATTCTTGTCGTTTATTAATTGCTGAAGTTCAAGGAAATAATGAAATTATAAGTTTTAAAAAGGAAATTTATAAAGATTTAGAAATAGTTAAACTTGGAGAAGATGTAAATAAAAATAAATTTTTAAAAGAAGAAGCTATTGAAAGAACTTTAAAATGTCTAAAAAAATACAGAAAAATTATAGATAATTATTCAATAGAAGATAAAAATATTATTTGTTTTGCAACATCTGCAACAAGAGATTCCACTAATAGAGATTATTTCATTAAAAAAGTTTTTGATGAAACTAAAATAAAAATTAATTGTATTAGTGGAGATAAAGAAGCCTATATAAATTTCAAGGGAGTTATAAGTTCTTTTGATAGAGATTTTAAAGAAAATATTCTAGTTTTTGATATAGGTGGAGGTTCAACAGAATTTACCCTTGGTAATATGAAAGGTATAGAAAAGAAAAGAAGTTTAAATATAGGTTCTGTTAGAATAACTGAAAAATTCTTCTTAAATAATGAAGTATATGATTATTCAGAAGAAAATAGAGTTAAAGCAAAAGAGTGGGTAAAAGAAAACTTAAAGGAACTTGAAGATTTTAAAAAATTAAACTTTACTTTAATTGGTGTAGCTGGAACAACTACTACACAAGTCAGCGTTAGGGAAAAAATGGAAGTGTATGATAGCGAAAAAATTCATCTTAGCAACTTGACAAGTAAAGAAATTAATGATAACTTAAATTTATTTATAAAATATATAAACAACGAAGAAATAAAAGGTTTAGACCCAAAGAGAAAAGATGTTATAATAGGAGGAACTATTATATTAAAAGAAATATTAGAGTATTTTGAAAAAGATTTTATAATAGTTTCTGAAAATGACAATCTTATGGGAGCTATATTAGAAGGAGTAGAAAACAAATGA
- a CDS encoding DEAD/DEAH box helicase family protein, which translates to MNLKDILKELGESSHSLRDKGTRFEWLIKNWFLTTKLYSDNIKEIWLWDEFPYKNQFGGSDSGIDLVIHNQEDEYIAIQCKFYKQNSEISKSDVDTFISTSAKFFEINQIKKKFSSRIFISTTNNWSKKASELIENQEIPIIRISLNELESSDVDWSKIYLGKLGNEAKKESKIIRNHQREAIDSVHEYFKENDRGKLIMACGTGKTFTSLKIAENETNKNGLILFLVPSIALLGQTLREWTNDIDKDTKLFPICICSDSKISSKKSTNDDNITSVVDLALPATTDIEKIVSQLEKIKDKKGMKVVFSTYQSIDVIAKAQEKILEQDKNFGEFDLIICDEAHRTTGVTLKNEDESNFVKVHNNEFIKSKKRLYMTATPRLYDDNSKSKAKESEAYLCSMDDKNLYGEEIYRIGFGKAVENNLLADYKVLILTLNSSQIPKELQAIIANGESEFKVDDATKLIGCINGLSKQILETEGIIKSTDPEPMKRAVAFCRDIKTSKRITNNLNNYSKDYISSLKEEAKKKMVDIFSKHIDGGMNALEREDLLSWLKEDGEEKECRILTNARCLSEGVDVPNLDAVLFLSAKNSQVDVVQSVGRVMRKAPHKKYGYIIIPVLIPENISPEEALNDNESYKVVWSVLNALRAHDDRFNAVVNKIDINKNKPTNIIIGAPDNSGDGNGEVTEPDSIYDAQKSLPFPIEVVQNAIYAKMVEKVGDRKYFEQWAKDVAKIAQIQIDRIRVLIEKSDEHKKAFESFIKGLQENINSDIDSEEAIEMLSQHIITKPIFEALFENYSFIKNNPISSSMEEILNLLLKEQVEKETEELKAFYDDVRVRIGNIDNSEGKQKIIVELYEKFFKTAFPKLVEKLGIVYTPIEVVDFIINSVEDILKKEFNRSLTDENVNILEPFVGTGTFISRLLQSGNIKPKDLERKYQKEIFANEIILLAYYIATVNIENVYHDLNNETEYKEFEGICLTDTFQLGEDKKELALVSDSFKENSKRVKRQKNAPLQIIFGNPPYTIGQNSANDNAQNKKYPILDNRISETYSKESSAGLNKALYDAYIKAFRWATDRLNTKWGGG; encoded by the coding sequence ATGAATTTAAAAGATATTCTTAAAGAGTTGGGAGAGAGTTCTCATTCTTTGAGGGATAAGGGAACAAGATTTGAATGGTTAATTAAAAATTGGTTTTTAACAACAAAGCTGTATTCAGATAATATAAAAGAAATATGGCTTTGGGATGAATTTCCATATAAAAATCAATTTGGTGGTAGTGATAGTGGAATAGATTTAGTTATTCATAATCAAGAAGATGAATATATTGCTATTCAATGTAAATTTTATAAACAAAATAGTGAAATTTCCAAATCTGATGTTGATACTTTTATTTCAACTTCTGCAAAATTTTTTGAAATTAATCAAATTAAGAAAAAATTTTCAAGTAGAATATTTATCTCAACAACAAATAATTGGTCTAAAAAAGCAAGCGAATTAATAGAGAATCAAGAAATACCTATAATAAGAATATCTTTAAATGAACTTGAAAGTTCTGATGTTGATTGGTCAAAAATATATTTAGGTAAACTTGGGAATGAGGCTAAAAAAGAAAGTAAAATTATTAGAAATCATCAAAGAGAAGCTATAGATTCTGTACATGAGTATTTTAAAGAAAATGATAGAGGTAAATTAATAATGGCTTGTGGTACAGGAAAAACATTTACTTCTTTAAAAATAGCTGAGAATGAAACAAATAAAAATGGATTAATTTTATTTTTAGTTCCATCTATTGCACTTCTTGGACAAACTCTTAGAGAATGGACAAATGATATAGATAAGGATACTAAGTTATTTCCTATATGTATTTGCTCTGATTCAAAAATTTCAAGTAAAAAATCAACTAATGATGACAATATAACAAGTGTAGTAGATTTAGCATTACCAGCAACAACTGATATAGAAAAAATAGTAAGTCAACTAGAAAAAATTAAAGACAAAAAAGGAATGAAAGTTGTATTTTCAACATATCAATCAATAGATGTTATAGCTAAGGCTCAAGAAAAAATTTTAGAGCAGGATAAAAATTTTGGGGAATTTGATTTAATTATCTGTGATGAAGCTCATAGAACAACAGGAGTTACTCTCAAAAATGAAGATGAAAGTAATTTTGTCAAGGTACATAATAATGAATTTATAAAATCTAAAAAAAGACTATATATGACGGCTACTCCAAGACTATATGATGATAACTCAAAATCTAAGGCAAAAGAAAGTGAAGCTTACCTATGTTCAATGGATGATAAAAATCTATATGGAGAGGAAATTTACAGAATAGGTTTTGGAAAAGCTGTTGAAAATAATTTATTGGCAGATTATAAAGTTTTAATACTTACCTTAAATTCAAGTCAAATTCCTAAAGAATTACAGGCTATTATTGCTAATGGAGAAAGTGAATTTAAAGTTGATGATGCCACTAAATTAATTGGTTGTATAAATGGTCTATCTAAACAAATTTTAGAAACAGAGGGAATAATAAAATCAACAGACCCTGAACCTATGAAAAGAGCAGTAGCTTTTTGTAGAGATATAAAGACTTCTAAAAGAATAACTAATAATTTGAATAATTATTCAAAAGACTACATTTCATCTTTGAAAGAAGAAGCAAAAAAGAAAATGGTTGACATATTTTCTAAACATATAGATGGGGGAATGAATGCCCTTGAAAGAGAAGATTTACTTTCTTGGTTAAAGGAAGATGGAGAAGAGAAAGAATGTAGAATTTTAACTAATGCTAGATGTTTAAGTGAAGGCGTTGATGTACCTAATCTTGATGCAGTTTTATTTTTATCAGCCAAAAATTCTCAAGTTGATGTTGTTCAATCAGTTGGTAGAGTTATGAGAAAAGCTCCTCATAAGAAATATGGTTATATAATTATACCTGTTCTTATTCCTGAAAATATCAGTCCAGAAGAAGCCTTAAATGATAATGAGTCATACAAAGTTGTTTGGTCAGTATTAAATGCTTTAAGGGCTCATGATGATAGATTTAATGCAGTAGTTAATAAAATAGATATAAATAAGAATAAACCTACAAATATTATAATAGGAGCTCCTGATAATTCAGGTGATGGAAATGGCGAAGTAACTGAACCAGATTCTATATATGATGCTCAAAAAAGTTTACCATTTCCAATAGAAGTTGTACAAAATGCTATATATGCTAAGATGGTTGAAAAAGTTGGTGATAGAAAATATTTTGAACAATGGGCAAAAGATGTGGCAAAAATAGCTCAAATACAGATAGATAGAATTAGGGTTTTGATAGAGAAAAGTGATGAACATAAAAAAGCTTTTGAGAGCTTTATAAAAGGTCTACAAGAAAATATAAATTCTGATATAGATAGTGAAGAAGCAATAGAAATGTTATCCCAACATATCATAACTAAACCTATATTTGAAGCCTTATTTGAAAATTATTCTTTTATAAAAAATAATCCTATTTCTTCATCTATGGAAGAAATACTAAATTTATTATTAAAGGAACAAGTAGAGAAAGAAACTGAAGAATTAAAAGCATTTTATGATGATGTGAGAGTTAGAATTGGAAATATAGATAATTCAGAAGGTAAGCAAAAGATAATAGTTGAACTTTATGAAAAGTTTTTTAAAACAGCTTTTCCTAAATTAGTTGAAAAATTAGGTATAGTTTACACTCCTATTGAAGTTGTTGACTTTATAATAAATTCTGTTGAAGATATATTAAAAAAAGAATTTAATAGAAGTCTGACTGATGAAAATGTTAATATATTAGAGCCTTTTGTGGGAACAGGAACTTTTATTTCAAGACTTTTACAAAGTGGAAATATTAAGCCTAAAGATTTAGAAAGAAAATATCAAAAAGAAATTTTTGCTAATGAGATAATTCTACTAGCTTATTATATAGCAACAGTAAATATTGAAAATGTATATCATGATTTGAATAATGAAACAGAGTATAAAGAGTTTGAAGGTATATGTTTGACAGATACTTTTCAATTAGGTGAAGATAAAAAAGAGCTAGCATTGGTATCTGATTCTTTTAAAGAAAATTCAAAAAGAGTGAAAAGACAAAAGAATGCTCCTTTACAAATTATTTTTGGTAATCCTCCTTACACAATAGGACAGAACTCTGCTAATGATAATGCTCAAAATAAAAAATATCCTATTTTAGACAATAGAATATCAGAAACTTATTCTAAAGAATCTTCAGCAGGATTAAATAAAGCATTATATGATGCTTATATAAAAGCTTTTAGATGGGCGACAGATAGACTAAATACTAAATGGGGGGGGGGGTAA
- the crcB gene encoding fluoride efflux transporter CrcB produces the protein MFKFLYVGLGGALGAILRYSFYFLPIPYNKTIFINILGAIVIGFISYFTKNIKMLDHRLVLFLTTGLCGGFTTFSTFSLETVQLIEKNQFMSATLYSLGSIVLSIIGIYIGYYLAKLF, from the coding sequence ATGTTTAAATTTTTATATGTTGGTTTAGGTGGAGCACTAGGAGCTATATTAAGATATAGTTTCTATTTTTTACCAATTCCGTATAATAAGACAATTTTTATTAATATATTAGGAGCAATAGTAATTGGTTTTATTTCTTATTTTACTAAAAATATAAAAATGTTAGACCATAGATTAGTTCTATTTTTAACAACAGGACTTTGTGGAGGATTTACAACATTTTCAACTTTTTCTCTTGAAACAGTGCAATTAATTGAAAAAAATCAATTTATGTCTGCAACTTTATATAGCTTAGGAAGCATTGTTTTATCTATAATTGGTATCTATATTGGATATTATTTAGCTAAATTATTTTAA
- a CDS encoding DUF4846 domain-containing protein, with amino-acid sequence MKNRIYNCFTIILLFSLHTFLYAETNYVNKQGTTIETRYNVPNGYKRVSVEKGSFAEFLRNQKLKPYGEKALYYNGKEKSNSGIYDSVLDVEIGKQDLHQCADAIMLLRAEYLYSKNEYSKINFHFTSGFEAKYSKWIEGYRISVQGKGSYVKKANPSNTYKDFKNYMNIVFLYCGTLSLEKEMKLQSLDKMKIGDVFIKGGSPGHAVIIVDMAENDKGEKIFMLAQSYMPAQQTQILINPNNKELGVWYSLKGKDELITPEWDFSINQLRSF; translated from the coding sequence ATGAAAAATAGAATATATAATTGTTTTACAATTATTTTACTTTTTAGTTTACATACATTTTTGTATGCTGAAACAAATTATGTTAATAAACAAGGAACAACAATAGAAACAAGATATAATGTTCCTAATGGATATAAAAGAGTAAGTGTTGAAAAAGGAAGCTTTGCTGAATTTTTAAGAAATCAAAAGTTAAAACCTTATGGAGAGAAAGCTTTATATTACAATGGTAAAGAAAAATCAAATAGTGGAATTTATGACAGTGTATTGGATGTAGAAATAGGAAAACAAGATTTACATCAATGTGCAGACGCTATTATGTTACTTAGGGCTGAATATCTTTATTCTAAAAATGAATATAGTAAAATTAATTTTCATTTTACTTCTGGTTTTGAAGCTAAATATTCAAAGTGGATTGAGGGTTATAGGATAAGTGTCCAAGGTAAAGGCTCTTATGTTAAAAAAGCCAATCCTTCAAATACATATAAAGATTTTAAAAATTATATGAACATAGTTTTTTTATATTGTGGGACTCTTTCACTAGAAAAAGAAATGAAATTGCAAAGTTTAGATAAAATGAAAATAGGAGATGTTTTTATCAAAGGTGGAAGCCCAGGACATGCTGTAATTATTGTTGATATGGCAGAAAATGATAAGGGAGAAAAAATATTTATGTTGGCACAATCTTATATGCCTGCACAACAAACACAAATATTGATAAATCCTAATAATAAAGAGCTAGGAGTATGGTATTCATTAAAAGGGAAAGATGAACTTATTACTCCTGAATGGGACTTTTCTATAAATCAATTAAGAAGTTTTTAA
- the sppA gene encoding signal peptide peptidase SppA, with the protein MFFLSALLQAAIISVVVIIVLLIPILFILGKFKNKDKVSLKGVKTVVFNLNELVEDYMISTISVNKALSHEAALKALENLVNDKKIEKIIIDVDEVDLSRVHIEEIKEIFEKLSVDKEIIAIGTTFDEYSYQVALLANKIYMLNTKQSSLYFRGYEYKEPYFKNILTTLGITVNTLHIGDYKVAGESFSNDKMSEEKKESLINIKETLFQNFINLVKEKRNVDITNEILSGDLIFANSEKSIQLGLIDGLSTYEEIGIDYNEDTVDLGEYISTYKRKKNKSKNTIAVINLEGEIDTRDSKEANINYDNVVEKLDELEDIKNLKGLVLRINSPGGSALESEKIYQKLKKLDIPIYISMGDLCASGGYYIATVGKKLFANPVTLTGSIGVVVLYPEFTETINKLKVNMEGFSKGKGFDIYDMFSKLSEESKEKIIYSMNEVYSEFKEHVMEARNISEEDLEKIAGGRVWLGSQAKEKGLVDELGSLNDCIDSLAKDLELKDFKLTYIRGRKSMMEIISAMKPQFVKSDIVEKIEMIKSYSNKILYYDESLENL; encoded by the coding sequence ATATTCTTTTTATCTGCATTGTTACAAGCAGCTATTATTTCAGTAGTTGTTATAATTGTTCTTCTTATTCCTATTCTTTTTATTTTAGGAAAGTTTAAAAATAAAGATAAAGTTTCTTTAAAGGGAGTTAAAACAGTAGTTTTTAATTTAAATGAGCTTGTAGAAGATTATATGATTTCTACTATATCAGTTAATAAGGCATTATCTCATGAGGCAGCTTTAAAAGCATTAGAAAATTTAGTTAATGATAAAAAAATAGAAAAAATAATAATAGATGTTGATGAAGTTGATTTATCAAGAGTGCATATTGAAGAAATAAAAGAAATTTTTGAAAAATTATCAGTTGATAAAGAAATTATTGCAATAGGAACAACTTTTGATGAGTATTCTTATCAAGTTGCCTTACTTGCAAATAAAATATATATGCTTAATACTAAACAATCTTCTTTATATTTTCGTGGTTATGAATATAAAGAACCTTATTTTAAAAATATTTTAACTACTTTGGGAATTACAGTAAATACTTTACATATAGGGGATTACAAGGTTGCAGGAGAAAGTTTTAGTAATGATAAAATGAGTGAAGAAAAGAAAGAATCTTTAATAAATATTAAAGAAACTTTATTTCAAAATTTTATAAATTTAGTTAAAGAAAAAAGAAATGTTGATATAACAAATGAAATTCTTTCAGGGGATTTAATCTTTGCTAACTCTGAAAAATCTATACAATTAGGATTGATTGATGGACTTTCTACTTATGAAGAAATTGGAATAGACTACAATGAAGATACTGTTGACTTAGGTGAATATATTTCTACATATAAAAGAAAGAAAAATAAAAGCAAGAATACAATAGCTGTAATTAATCTTGAAGGTGAAATTGATACAAGAGATAGTAAAGAGGCTAATATCAACTATGATAATGTTGTAGAAAAATTAGATGAATTAGAGGATATTAAAAATTTAAAAGGGCTAGTTTTAAGAATTAACTCTCCTGGTGGAAGTGCCTTAGAAAGTGAAAAAATATATCAAAAGTTAAAAAAATTAGATATACCAATATATATTTCTATGGGAGATTTATGTGCAAGTGGAGGATACTATATTGCAACTGTTGGTAAAAAATTATTTGCTAATCCTGTAACATTAACTGGTTCAATAGGAGTCGTTGTCTTATATCCAGAATTTACTGAAACAATTAATAAATTAAAAGTAAATATGGAAGGTTTTTCAAAGGGAAAAGGTTTTGATATTTATGATATGTTTTCAAAGTTAAGTGAAGAATCAAAAGAAAAAATTATATATAGTATGAATGAAGTATATAGTGAATTTAAAGAGCATGTTATGGAAGCAAGAAATATCAGTGAAGAAGATTTAGAAAAAATTGCTGGTGGTCGTGTATGGCTTGGAAGTCAGGCAAAAGAAAAAGGGCTTGTTGATGAATTAGGCTCATTAAATGACTGTATAGATAGTTTAGCAAAAGACTTAGAGTTAAAAGATTTTAAATTGACTTATATCAGAGGAAGAAAATCTATGATGGAAATTATATCTGCTATGAAGCCTCAATTTGTAAAGTCAGATATAGTTGAAAAAATTGAAATGATTAAAAGTTATTCTAATAAAATTTTATACTATGATGAAAGTTTAGAAAATTTATAA
- a CDS encoding type II toxin-antitoxin system YafQ family toxin, with protein MTNKKTKYTVKMTNKFKKDYKIIEKQGKNIKNLVEVIEILAVYSFYLHCYKQLLFQ; from the coding sequence ATGACTAATAAAAAAACTAAATATACAGTAAAAATGACCAATAAATTTAAAAAAGATTATAAAATAATAGAAAAGCAGGGAAAAAATATTAAAAACTTAGTTGAAGTTATAGAAATATTAGCTGTATATTCTTTTTATCTGCATTGTTACAAGCAGCTATTATTTCAGTAG